One window of the Rhodococcus sovatensis genome contains the following:
- the folB gene encoding dihydroneopterin aldolase, giving the protein MSDRIELRGLKVRGHHGVFDFEKRDGQDFEVDITVWMDLRQAAATDDLTATMHYGELAEAAAAIISGPARDLIETVAAEIADDVMKDDRVDAVEVTLHKPSAPIPLEFADVAVVAHRTRAGT; this is encoded by the coding sequence ATGAGTGACCGAATCGAATTGCGCGGACTGAAGGTCCGAGGACACCACGGGGTCTTCGACTTCGAGAAGCGAGACGGCCAGGATTTCGAGGTCGACATCACCGTCTGGATGGACCTCAGACAAGCCGCCGCCACCGACGACCTGACAGCGACGATGCACTACGGCGAGCTGGCCGAGGCCGCAGCTGCGATCATTTCCGGTCCCGCGCGCGATCTGATCGAGACCGTTGCCGCAGAAATTGCCGACGACGTAATGAAAGACGACCGGGTCGACGCAGTCGAGGTGACGCTGCACAAACCGTCGGCTCCGATCCCGCTCGAATTCGCCGACGTCGCAGTGGTGGCGCATCGCACTCGGGCAGGCACATGA
- the folP gene encoding dihydropteroate synthase encodes MTLPVTLSSSPVVMGVLNVTADSFSDGGRYLDVDAAVAHGVELHDLGVDIVDVGGESTRPGAERIDPGVEAERVVPVIRELSARGISTSVDTMRASVAAAAVEAGVSIVNDVSGGRADRDMASVVADSGVPWILMHWRSAQDYAHTGAAEHYDDVVADVRRELLEQVDHALEAGVDASNIVLDPGLGFAKTARHNWQLLHAIPVFVELGMPVLIGASRKRFLGSLLATNDVPRPPDGREIATAVVSALAIAAGAWGVRVHDARATLDAVAVVEAWQGGGR; translated from the coding sequence ATGACGCTGCCAGTCACATTGTCCTCCTCCCCGGTCGTGATGGGTGTCCTCAACGTCACCGCTGACTCGTTCTCGGACGGGGGACGCTATCTCGACGTCGATGCTGCGGTCGCGCACGGCGTCGAATTGCACGATCTCGGTGTCGACATCGTCGACGTCGGCGGAGAATCGACCCGTCCGGGCGCCGAGCGGATAGATCCGGGAGTCGAGGCCGAACGGGTGGTTCCCGTCATCAGAGAGCTCAGTGCTCGTGGCATCTCGACGAGCGTGGACACGATGCGTGCTTCGGTCGCGGCAGCGGCCGTCGAGGCTGGAGTGTCGATCGTCAACGACGTTTCAGGCGGACGCGCCGACCGGGATATGGCCTCCGTCGTCGCAGATTCCGGTGTCCCGTGGATCCTGATGCATTGGCGCTCGGCGCAGGACTACGCGCACACCGGTGCCGCAGAGCATTACGACGACGTCGTCGCGGACGTTCGTCGTGAGCTCCTCGAACAGGTCGACCACGCGCTGGAAGCAGGGGTGGACGCCTCGAATATCGTGCTCGATCCCGGCCTCGGATTCGCCAAGACCGCTCGTCACAACTGGCAGCTGCTTCACGCCATACCCGTGTTCGTCGAGCTGGGAATGCCGGTATTGATCGGGGCGTCGCGAAAGCGTTTCCTCGGATCGCTCCTGGCAACGAACGACGTTCCGCGTCCGCCGGACGGACGGGAGATTGCAACCGCGGTCGTCTCGGCGTTGGCGATCGCGGCCGGCGCGTGGGGCGTGCGGGTGCACGACGCCCGCGCGACTCTCGACGCGGTAGCCGTTGTCGAGGCATGGCAGGGAGGCGGAAGATGA
- the folE gene encoding GTP cyclohydrolase I FolE, which translates to MTRKLRDAEVGHVSVRQIDENGVAVAPGDVVAVATGNTFDQPRAEAAVRELLIAVGEDPDRAGLVDTPARVARAYREMFGGLYTDPDSVLNTTFDEGHQELVLVRDIPMYSTCEHHLVSFHGVAHVGYIPGSSGKVTGLSKLARVVDLYAKRPQVQERLTSQVADAVMRKLDPRGAIVVIEAEHLCMAMRGIRKPGASTTTSAVRGLFQSSAASRSEALDLILRK; encoded by the coding sequence ATGACCCGCAAGCTCAGGGATGCGGAGGTAGGGCACGTGTCAGTCAGGCAGATCGATGAGAACGGTGTAGCTGTTGCACCCGGCGATGTGGTGGCGGTCGCAACCGGCAACACCTTCGATCAGCCGCGGGCTGAAGCAGCCGTTCGAGAGCTCCTGATCGCAGTCGGCGAGGATCCGGATCGAGCGGGACTGGTCGATACTCCCGCTCGGGTGGCGCGCGCCTACCGAGAGATGTTCGGCGGCCTGTACACGGACCCGGATTCGGTGTTGAACACGACGTTCGACGAAGGTCACCAGGAACTCGTGCTCGTCCGCGACATTCCGATGTACTCGACGTGTGAGCACCACCTTGTGTCGTTCCATGGCGTCGCGCACGTGGGGTACATCCCGGGTAGCAGCGGGAAGGTGACTGGGCTGTCCAAGCTGGCACGCGTCGTCGACCTCTACGCCAAGCGGCCTCAGGTGCAGGAGCGGTTGACCAGTCAGGTGGCCGACGCCGTGATGCGCAAGCTGGATCCGCGCGGCGCGATCGTGGTGATCGAGGCCGAGCACCTGTGCATGGCGATGCGCGGCATTCGCAAGCCTGGGGCCAGCACGACGACGTCCGCTGTCCGGGGCCTGTTCCAGTCGAGTGCTGCGTCGCGTTCCGAGGCGTTGGATCTCATCCTGCGCAAATGA
- the ftsH gene encoding ATP-dependent zinc metalloprotease FtsH, whose protein sequence is MNRKTVIRNLAIVFGILLVIFAISYFGSDTRGWKSVDTSVAIAQLDSQNVEKAQIDDREQQVRLYLKNGNEATGNETQILAKYPDSASETIFDKVSSDGLESYNTVVSQDSWVSSLLLFVLPMILLLGVFIFVMSRMQGGGRGGVMGFGKSKAKQLSKDMPKTTFQDVAGADEAVEELYEIKDFLQNPARYQALGAKIPRGVLLYGPPGTGKTLLARAVAGEAGVPFFTISGSDFVEMFVGVGASRVRDLFEQAKQNSPCIIFVDEIDAVGRQRGAGMGGGHDEREQTLNQLLVEMDGFGERTGVILIAATNRPDILDPALLRPGRFDRQIPVGAPDLAGRRAILAVHSAGKPVAHDADLEGLAKRTVGMSGADLANVINEAALLTARENGTVITEAALEESVDRVVGGPRRKSRIISEHEKKITAYHEGGHTLAAWAMPDIEPVYKVTILARGRTGGHAMTVPEDDKGLMTRSEMIARLVMAMGGRAAEELVFHEPTTGASSDIDQATKIARAMVTEYGMSSKLGAVRYGQEQGDPFLGRSMGVQSDFSHEVAREIDEEVRKLIEAAHTEAWAILNEYRDVLDTLATELLERETLTRKDLEKIFTGVSKRPRITAFNDFGDRVPSDKPPVKTPGELAIERGEPWPPQSIAPKVAPPQQFPQPSYAGSPQLSKGAPDSYNGGSRQPGYTNGAPNGAHNGGGYNGAPSNGAPSHGAPTNGVPTNGGPGNGAPSHGGSHAGGPVPTGTPYGSAPYGGGQGSGGQGSGTQGSGTQGSTGQNGGGQHSGGNYSGGSYRNPEPRPQSSRPDYGAPAGWSAPGWPPRDPAGSAGGSDSAGRNGGNRYSDPVAPYQAPPTYQSPQYRPPQYQPPEYRDPSGDREAPSGDQQPPNPAPQYRDPAGSQWDPLGGLPLGGQPDPDRRPDTQESDREGDEGPRTQRWEGPNGHQ, encoded by the coding sequence ATGAATCGGAAGACAGTTATACGGAACCTGGCCATCGTTTTCGGCATCCTGTTGGTGATCTTTGCCATCAGCTACTTCGGAAGCGACACTCGCGGCTGGAAGAGCGTCGACACCTCGGTGGCGATCGCGCAGCTCGACTCGCAGAACGTCGAAAAAGCGCAGATCGACGACCGCGAGCAGCAGGTCCGTCTGTACCTGAAGAACGGCAACGAGGCGACCGGCAACGAGACGCAGATCCTTGCCAAGTACCCGGACTCCGCATCGGAGACCATCTTCGACAAGGTCAGCTCCGACGGACTCGAAAGCTACAACACCGTCGTGAGCCAGGACAGCTGGGTGTCGTCCCTCCTGCTGTTCGTCCTTCCGATGATCCTTCTGCTCGGTGTCTTCATCTTCGTCATGAGTCGTATGCAGGGCGGTGGTCGCGGCGGTGTCATGGGCTTCGGGAAGTCCAAGGCCAAACAGCTGAGCAAAGATATGCCGAAGACGACGTTCCAGGACGTCGCAGGTGCCGACGAGGCCGTCGAAGAGCTGTACGAGATCAAGGACTTCCTGCAGAATCCAGCCCGGTATCAGGCGCTCGGCGCGAAGATCCCGCGCGGCGTTCTGCTCTACGGCCCTCCGGGAACCGGTAAGACCCTCCTCGCGCGCGCTGTCGCAGGCGAGGCGGGTGTCCCGTTCTTCACCATCTCGGGTTCCGATTTCGTCGAGATGTTCGTCGGTGTCGGCGCTTCCCGCGTTCGCGACCTGTTCGAGCAGGCGAAGCAGAACAGTCCGTGCATCATCTTCGTCGACGAGATCGACGCCGTCGGTCGCCAGCGTGGAGCGGGCATGGGCGGTGGGCACGACGAGCGAGAGCAGACGCTCAACCAGCTTCTCGTCGAGATGGACGGTTTCGGTGAACGAACCGGCGTCATCCTGATCGCCGCGACCAACCGTCCCGACATCCTCGACCCCGCCCTTCTCCGTCCCGGCCGCTTCGATCGCCAGATTCCCGTCGGAGCACCCGATCTTGCCGGCCGCCGCGCAATTCTTGCGGTGCACTCGGCAGGCAAGCCCGTCGCGCACGACGCCGACCTGGAGGGCTTGGCCAAGCGCACCGTCGGGATGTCCGGAGCGGACCTGGCCAACGTCATCAACGAAGCGGCGCTCCTCACTGCGCGCGAGAACGGCACCGTCATCACCGAGGCCGCTCTGGAGGAATCGGTGGATCGCGTCGTGGGAGGACCACGCCGCAAGAGCCGCATCATCAGCGAGCACGAGAAGAAGATCACGGCGTACCACGAAGGCGGGCACACGCTCGCTGCCTGGGCAATGCCGGACATCGAGCCCGTCTACAAGGTCACTATCCTGGCTCGCGGTCGCACAGGTGGCCACGCCATGACGGTGCCCGAGGACGACAAGGGTCTGATGACTCGGTCCGAGATGATCGCGCGACTGGTCATGGCAATGGGCGGACGTGCAGCAGAGGAACTCGTCTTCCACGAGCCGACCACAGGCGCGTCCTCGGACATCGATCAGGCAACCAAGATTGCGCGTGCGATGGTCACCGAATACGGCATGAGCAGCAAGCTCGGCGCGGTTCGCTACGGCCAGGAGCAGGGCGACCCCTTCCTCGGTCGTTCGATGGGCGTGCAGTCCGATTTCTCGCACGAGGTCGCACGCGAGATCGACGAGGAGGTGCGCAAACTCATCGAGGCGGCGCACACCGAGGCGTGGGCCATCCTCAACGAGTACCGCGATGTGCTGGATACGCTTGCCACCGAACTCCTCGAGCGGGAGACGCTGACGCGCAAGGACCTCGAGAAGATCTTCACCGGCGTCAGCAAGCGTCCGCGAATCACCGCATTCAACGATTTCGGCGATCGAGTTCCTTCTGACAAGCCCCCGGTCAAGACTCCGGGTGAACTCGCAATCGAGCGCGGCGAGCCGTGGCCTCCCCAGTCGATCGCACCGAAAGTTGCTCCGCCGCAGCAGTTCCCGCAGCCGAGCTACGCCGGTTCGCCGCAACTGTCGAAGGGCGCGCCGGACAGTTACAACGGCGGTAGCCGGCAGCCCGGCTACACCAACGGTGCCCCGAACGGCGCTCACAACGGGGGCGGATACAACGGCGCTCCCAGCAACGGTGCACCCAGCCACGGCGCCCCCACAAACGGTGTTCCCACAAATGGGGGCCCGGGTAATGGCGCTCCAAGCCATGGTGGCTCTCATGCCGGCGGGCCGGTGCCGACCGGAACACCGTACGGAAGCGCGCCCTACGGCGGGGGCCAGGGCAGTGGCGGTCAGGGCAGTGGCACGCAGGGCAGTGGCACGCAGGGCAGCACGGGCCAGAACGGTGGCGGCCAGCACTCGGGCGGCAACTACAGCGGTGGTTCCTACCGGAACCCCGAGCCACGGCCGCAGAGTTCACGTCCTGATTACGGTGCTCCAGCGGGATGGTCAGCGCCAGGATGGCCGCCGCGTGATCCCGCTGGATCCGCCGGTGGTTCGGACAGTGCAGGCAGGAACGGCGGCAACCGCTACTCCGACCCTGTAGCGCCGTACCAAGCCCCGCCGACGTACCAGTCGCCGCAGTACCGTCCGCCGCAGTACCAGCCGCCGGAGTATCGCGATCCGAGCGGCGACCGCGAGGCGCCCAGTGGTGATCAGCAGCCTCCGAACCCCGCACCGCAGTACCGTGATCCTGCTGGATCGCAATGGGATCCTCTCGGTGGTCTGCCGCTCGGTGGGCAGCCGGACCCGGATCGTCGTCCCGACACACAGGAATCGGACCGTGAGGGTGACGAAGGTCCGCGCACTCAGCGCTGGGAAGGTCCGAACGGCCACCAGTGA